A single Elaeis guineensis isolate ETL-2024a chromosome 15, EG11, whole genome shotgun sequence DNA region contains:
- the LOC105058505 gene encoding protein MIZU-KUSSEI 1 produces the protein MPSVMETPGLVSLLRHTTEDRRTKMGGGGGGGGGIFRMFKLLPMLTSGCKMVALLGRPSKGLLSDKATTITLFGYRRGRVSLAIQEDPRSPPVFLIELPMLTSSLHKEMASGLVKIALESETRTHKKKLIEEYVWAVYCNGRKSGYSIRRKQSSDDERHVMQLLRGVSMGAGVLPCEKETAEGELTYMRARFERVVGSKDSEALYMINPDGTGGPELSIFLVRVK, from the coding sequence ATGCCTTCAGTAATGGAGACACCAGGATTGGTGTCATTGCTCCGGCACACGACCGAAGACCGCCGAACGAAGATGggcggtggaggcggcggtggtgGCGGTATCTTTCGGATGTTCAAGCTGCTCCCCATGCTCACCTCCGGCTGCAAGATGGTTGCTCTCTTAGGCAGGCCAAGCAAAGGATTACTCTCGGACAAGGCCACCACCATTACGTTATTTGGATACAGGAGAGGAAGGGTGAGCTTGGCCATCCAAGAAGACCCCAGGTCTCCACCCGTCTTTCTTATAGAACTCCCCATGCTCACGAGCTCTCTTCACAAAGAAATGGCATCTGGATTGGTGAAGATTGCGCTGGAGAGCGAGACGAGAACTCATAAGAAGAAGCTCATTGAGGAGTACGTCTGGGCCGTTTACTGCAATGGCCGGAAGTCGGGTTACTCGATAAGGAGGAAGCAGAGCTCCGACGACGAGCGGCACGTCATGCAGCTTCTAAGGGGTGTCTCCATGGGTGCGGGGGTCTTGCCGTGTGAGAAGGAGACGGCGGAGGGGGAGCTGACCTACATGAGAGCACGGTTCGAGAGGGTGGTGGGATCGAAGGACTCCGAGGCGCTGTACATGATCAACCCCGACGGCACCGGCGGGCCGGAGTTGAGCATCTTCCTTGTGAGGGTTAAGTGA
- the LOC105058507 gene encoding uncharacterized protein, whose protein sequence is MSKLFLPPIKKPRQNPFKSRLRRLADSIAQILRSRDTNPHWERALDDAFSPEEDEEAIAPVLARLPDPDSALAFFDWARRRRPPWADPPDSLSYSALLWLLAKARRFPEIELVLQTMRSEERTPNRQAFGALIAAYSDSGLEEEALDAYRTMRDQLGSFPDVSDCNCLLKLLVERRHCDLARQMYDEMLRRDGGADNYSTGIMVRGLCIEGRMDEAKNLIEDRWGAGCIPNVVFHNTLLDGYCRNGDMKRGLELFREMKLKGFLPTLVSYGIVINGFCKKGDFVEINRLISEMKARGLWPNVQIYNNVIDAWCKHGSVVKAKAVLRQMIGSGCEPDIVTYNILISSLCQGGNVGEAELLLREAIKRRLDPNKFSYTPIIHGYCQNGEVAMASNLFIEMMEKGHKPDLVTYAALIHGLVLMQEVHDALAIQEKMIEKGVTLDAGIYNILISGLCKKGMLSSAKKLLAEMLDQNILPDEFVYATLIDGFIRNEDLSEAKKVFEFMGRKGIRHGVVGYNAMIKGYCKFGMMNDAILFINSMRRDGHCPDEFTYTTVIDGYVKQSDLDGALRVFGDMMKRRCKPNVVTYSALINGYCRKGDIDTAEVLFKNMQSHGLIPNVVTYSILIGSFCKNKQTTRAVAFFEEMLSNKCPPNDVTFHYLINGLINSTPCLDSTCTTDLQEDSKNAFLDIFVNMISDGWDRRSAAYNVIIFCLCKHQMVTKALELRDKMFAKGCLPDSITFLFLLHGICAEGKSAEWNSILSCHFQQNELEIALRYTRLLDQHLHNGTSSKASWILRSLLEESMHLVGMEHRAVRS, encoded by the coding sequence ATGTCCAAACTCTTTCTTCCTCCAATCAAAAAACCCCGCCAAAACCCCTTCAAATCCCGCCTCCGCCGCCTCGCCGACTCGATCGCTCAAATCCTCCGCTCCCGCGACACGAATCCCCACTGGGAGCGAGCACTCGACGATGCCTTCTCTcccgaagaagatgaagaagcgaTTGCGCCCGTCCTCGCGCGCCTCCCCGACCCCGACTCCGCTCTCGCCTTCTTCGACTGGGCCCGCCGACGCCGCCCGCCGTGGGCGGACCCGCCGGACTCCCTCTCCTACTCGGCGCTCCTCTGGCTCCTGGCCAAAGCCCGTCGGTTTCCGGAGATAGAGCTCGTGCTCCAGACGATGAGGAGCGAGGAGCGAACCCCCAATCGGCAGGCCTTCGGCGCTCTCATCGCCGCCTATTCTGATTCTGGACTTGAAGAGGAGGCTTTGGATGCCTACAGAACTATGAGAGATCAGCTTGGTTCTTTTCCTGACGTGTCTGACTGCAATTGTTTGCTCAAGTTGTTGGTAGAACGGCGTCATTGTGATCTGGCCCGTCAGATGTATGATGAAATGCTTAGGCGAGATGGTGGGGCCGATAACTACAGCACTGGTATAATGGTCAGGGGTTTGTGTATTGAAGGGAGGATGGATGAAGCCAAGAACTTGATTGAAGATAGATGGGGAGCCGGGTGCATCCCGAATGTCGTCTTTCATAACACTCTTCTTGATGGGTATTGCAGGAATGGCGACATGAAGAGGGGCTTAGAGCTTTTTAGGGAGATGAAATTGAAGGGATTCCTGCCGACATTGGTGTCTTATGGTATTGTTATTAATGGGTTCTGCAAGAAAGGGGATTTTGTAGAGATAAATAGATTGATTTCAGAGATGAAAGCACGGGGATTGTGGCCAAATGTACAAATTTACAATAATGTGATTGATGCTTGGTGTAAGCATGGCTCGGTTGTTAAGGCTAAAGCAGTTCTGAGGCAGATGATTGGAAGTGGGTGTGAACCGGATATCGTAACATATAACATTTTAATTTCCAGTCTTTGTCAGGGTGGAAATGTTGGAGAGGCTGAGCTTCTTCTGAGGGAGGCCATTAAGAGGAGATTGGATCCGAATAAATTTAGTTATACTCCTATCATTCATGGGTATTGCCAAAATGGGGAGGTTGCCATGGCGTCGAATTTGTTCATTGAGATGATGGAGAAAGGACATAAACCTGACTTGGTAACTTATGCAGCTCTAATTCATGGACTTGTTCTCATGCAGGAGGTACATGATGCATTAGCAATTCAAGAGAAGATGATAGAGAAGGGAGTAACCCTAGATGCTGGAATTTACAATATTCTAATAAGTGGACTTTGCAAGAAAGGGATGCTTTCCTCTGCTAAAAAGCTGCTTGCTGAGATGCTTGATCAAAATATCCTCCCAGATGAGTTTGTTTATGCTACATTGATTGATGGGTTCATCAGAAATGAGGATTTGAGTGAGGCAAAGAAGGTTTTTGAGTTCATGGGACGGAAGGGCATTAGACATGGGGTTGTTGGCTACAATGCTATGATCAAAGGGTATTGTAAATTTGGAATGATGAATGATGCAATTTTATTCATCAATAGCATGAGGAGGGATGGACATTGCCCAGATGAATTTACATATACCACAGTTATAGATGGTTATGTGAAACAAAGCGACTTGGATGGGGCTTTAAGGGTATTTGGTGACATGATGAAGCGGAGATGCAAACCAAATGTAGTCACATATTCTGCTTTAATCAATGGGTATTGTCGAAAAGGTGATATTGATACTGCAGAAGTTCTCTTTAAGAATATGCAATCTCATGGTCTTATTCCTAATGTTGTCACATATAGCATTTTGATTGGCAGCTTTTGTAAAAACAAACAAACCACCAGAGCTGTTGCATTCTTTGAAGAAATGTTATCTAATAAATGCCCTCCTAATGATGTTACCTTCCATTATTTAATTAATGGTCTTATTAATAGTACTCCATGTCTTGATTCCACTTGTACCACTGATCTTCAAGAGGACAGCAAGAATGCATTCTTAGACATCTTTGTAAATATGATATCTGATGGATGGGATCGCAGGAGTGCAGCATATAATGTAATAATTTTCTGTCTTTGCAAACATCAAATGGTTACAAAGGCATTGGAGTTGAGAGACAAGATGTTTGCAAAAGGCTGTTTGCCAGATTCTATCACATTTCTTTTCCTTCTCCATGGAATTTGTGCAGAAGGAAAGTCAGCAGAGTGGAACAGCATTCTTTCTTGCCATTTTCAGCAGAATGAACTTGAAATAGCTCTTAGATACACAAGATTGTTAGATCAACACTTACATAACGGAACGTCTTCTAAGGCCTCATGGATTTTGCGGTCATTGCTTGAAGAGAGCATGCATTTAGTGGGAATGGAACACAGAGCTGTTCGTTCTTGA